A DNA window from Bdellovibrio sp. BCCA contains the following coding sequences:
- the adeD gene encoding adenine deaminase, whose amino-acid sequence MATSLAKKKTQKISSQELPERLAQARGDAELDMLITNVQMLDVITGETYPTAIAIGGEYIVGVGLEYLGSPTKRTYDGQGLFVTPGFIDGHLHIESSMMSPFEFEKATLPLGTTTAVCDPHEITNVLGAKGFEWFLRSSELMHQNLFVQMSSCVPALPGFETTGSDFPLEEMKKHKDHPSVLGLAEMMNFPGVIHANKEVLAKIEAFDDLNLDGHAPLLRGKALNAYLLAGIQNCHETVTIEEGREKLQKGMGLIIREGSVAKNLKTLAPLVNDFSSAQCLLCTDDRNPFEIAHEGHINFLIRELINKHTVPVHVAYRLATYSAAKHFGLKRLGLIAPGKKADLVLLSDLKQVRIQEVMIRGKFVSELSLKDHVQEKLKKSLPPLENTMKRAPLTAADLQYKLTAGGYNVIEIVPHEIITKHLTVRYDGQKFLENDVLYMANIERYGKGLPPGLGLVKGLGLKSGALASSVAHDSHNLMVIGTNAEDMALAANSLIDCGGGFVVVDQGKVQALVKLPIAGLLSLQSAEEIKTGIEDLKQAFRKLGVVLDEPFIQMAFLALPVIPTLKLTDRGLVDVTKFEFIPLYQEA is encoded by the coding sequence ATGGCCACTTCTTTGGCAAAAAAGAAAACTCAAAAAATTTCCTCTCAAGAATTGCCAGAACGTCTGGCTCAAGCTCGTGGTGATGCAGAACTTGATATGCTTATCACCAATGTCCAAATGCTGGATGTGATCACCGGAGAAACCTATCCCACGGCCATTGCCATTGGCGGAGAATACATCGTCGGCGTGGGTCTTGAATATCTTGGCAGTCCTACGAAACGCACCTACGACGGCCAAGGTCTTTTCGTGACACCGGGTTTTATTGACGGACACTTGCACATTGAATCTTCAATGATGTCGCCGTTTGAATTTGAAAAAGCGACTTTACCTTTAGGCACTACCACAGCCGTCTGCGATCCGCACGAAATCACAAATGTTCTGGGAGCAAAAGGTTTTGAGTGGTTTTTAAGAAGCTCAGAACTCATGCACCAAAATCTTTTTGTGCAAATGTCCTCTTGTGTGCCCGCTCTTCCCGGTTTTGAAACAACAGGAAGTGATTTTCCTTTAGAGGAAATGAAAAAGCACAAGGACCATCCTTCCGTTTTGGGCTTAGCTGAAATGATGAATTTCCCAGGCGTAATTCACGCGAACAAAGAAGTGCTCGCGAAAATTGAAGCCTTTGACGATCTGAACCTCGACGGCCATGCGCCTCTGTTAAGAGGTAAAGCTTTGAATGCCTACCTTCTGGCTGGAATTCAAAACTGTCACGAAACCGTGACGATCGAAGAAGGGCGAGAAAAACTGCAAAAAGGAATGGGCCTGATCATTCGTGAAGGCAGTGTCGCAAAAAATTTAAAAACGCTTGCGCCTTTAGTAAACGATTTTTCATCTGCGCAATGTCTTCTTTGCACGGATGATCGCAATCCTTTTGAAATCGCGCATGAAGGTCACATTAATTTTTTAATCCGCGAACTCATTAATAAGCACACTGTTCCAGTGCATGTGGCTTATCGCCTCGCGACTTATTCAGCAGCCAAACACTTTGGCTTAAAGCGTTTAGGTCTGATCGCTCCAGGTAAGAAGGCAGATTTGGTTTTACTTTCAGATTTAAAACAAGTCCGCATTCAAGAAGTGATGATCCGTGGAAAATTCGTTTCAGAACTTTCTTTGAAAGATCATGTTCAAGAAAAATTAAAAAAATCTCTCCCACCCTTAGAAAACACAATGAAGCGCGCGCCTTTAACTGCCGCAGATCTTCAATACAAACTCACTGCGGGGGGCTACAATGTGATTGAGATCGTGCCTCACGAAATCATCACAAAACACTTAACTGTTCGTTATGACGGTCAAAAGTTCTTAGAAAATGATGTTCTTTATATGGCGAACATCGAGCGCTACGGCAAAGGTTTGCCACCGGGCTTAGGATTGGTGAAGGGCCTTGGTTTAAAAAGCGGTGCTCTAGCAAGTTCTGTGGCTCATGATTCACACAATCTTATGGTGATTGGCACCAACGCCGAAGACATGGCTCTTGCGGCAAACAGCCTCATTGATTGTGGCGGCGGCTTCGTTGTTGTCGATCAAGGAAAAGTGCAAGCGCTTGTGAAACTGCCTATCGCAGGACTTTTGAGTCTGCAAAGTGCTGAGGAAATTAAAACCGGTATTGAAGATTTGAAGCAAGCCTTCCGCAAGCTAGGGGTCGTACTGGATGAACCTTTTATTCAGATGGCCTTCTTAGCTCTTCCGGTGATTCCGACATTGAAACTGACGGACCGAGGTCTTGTCGACGTGACAAAGTTTGAATTCATTCCTCTTTATCAAGAGGCTTAA
- a CDS encoding S1 family peptidase yields the protein MARILLAISLIALVSCGLKSQPEVETTTGTGIMGGTLVSEKAPLASGIVGIYDLQDNAICTGSLIAENFVLTAAHCVQTKPSKLKVVFGVDVDAAMATREPDVLQEVVRKVVDVKYHDSYKPEEHEEKQSDWGDIAIIKFAGTLPAGYKPVQILADSNVLRRGTVVTVAGYGVSQVDVEPVDPKKIKNLDEALEYGEVMCDDNLKNCLKVDMSGDGVLRETKAPISSIQMSEVRLDESKGHGTCAGDSGGPAYIEQNGQYYLFGVTSRGSQLCDGVGVYTNAVYYKTWIAEVMQKMK from the coding sequence GTGGCCCGTATTTTATTAGCTATCAGCTTGATTGCTTTGGTGTCCTGTGGACTTAAATCTCAACCTGAGGTCGAGACGACAACTGGAACGGGAATTATGGGCGGGACTTTGGTTTCGGAAAAAGCTCCTTTGGCTTCCGGAATCGTAGGAATTTATGATCTCCAAGACAACGCGATCTGCACAGGTTCTCTTATTGCGGAAAATTTTGTTTTAACAGCGGCTCACTGCGTGCAAACAAAGCCTTCAAAATTGAAAGTCGTTTTCGGTGTGGACGTCGATGCCGCCATGGCGACTCGTGAGCCTGACGTTCTTCAAGAAGTTGTTCGTAAAGTCGTTGATGTGAAATACCATGACTCTTACAAACCGGAAGAACATGAAGAAAAGCAATCTGACTGGGGCGATATCGCTATCATCAAGTTCGCAGGAACCTTGCCGGCGGGTTACAAGCCTGTACAAATACTTGCGGACTCAAATGTTCTCCGCCGCGGAACTGTTGTCACAGTCGCAGGTTATGGCGTGTCTCAAGTCGATGTTGAACCTGTCGATCCGAAAAAAATTAAAAACTTAGACGAAGCTTTAGAATATGGCGAAGTCATGTGTGACGACAACCTTAAGAATTGCCTTAAAGTTGATATGTCAGGTGATGGCGTTCTTCGTGAAACAAAAGCTCCGATTTCATCTATTCAAATGAGCGAAGTGCGTTTGGATGAGTCCAAAGGTCACGGCACATGCGCTGGTGATTCTGGCGGTCCCGCTTATATCGAGCAAAACGGACAATATTATCTTTTCGGTGTTACAAGTCGTGGCAGCCAACTTTGCGATGGTGTTGGCGTTTACACGAATGCAGTCTACTATAAGACGTGGATTGCGGAAGTAATGCAAAAAATGAAATGA
- a CDS encoding HTTM domain-containing protein, translating into MKLKTAFKAFHDFLFAPQPVYSVALLRIGMGFLMIFNWMMIYCDLDTLYGPEGIVSLTTAQQYGNQLRFSLFDYLPNTSKTVMVLAAVNLIAVLAMTVGAWTRTAIFVAFVTMVSFHHRNGFILNSADSVLRVFLFFLIFTHCGDYFSVDYWRKRTKGLVGAIPPEKSPWALRLIQIQFCVIYIATVMFKIKGDRWVDGTAVYIATRLDEFVRFELPLLNSLLFIKLLTWSTLVVELALGTLVWFKELRYWVLLAGIGLHLGIEYTMSIPVFEWAMIVMMIAMIDSRDIQHWMQLLREKRLRATIPNLIAGK; encoded by the coding sequence ATGAAGCTAAAAACAGCCTTTAAAGCATTTCATGATTTTTTATTCGCACCACAGCCCGTTTACAGCGTCGCTCTGTTACGCATTGGAATGGGCTTCCTTATGATCTTCAATTGGATGATGATTTATTGTGATCTCGATACTCTTTATGGACCGGAAGGTATTGTCTCTCTTACGACAGCTCAGCAATACGGAAACCAACTGCGCTTTTCTTTATTCGACTATTTACCAAATACGTCAAAAACCGTGATGGTACTGGCTGCGGTTAATCTCATCGCTGTTTTAGCCATGACAGTGGGAGCATGGACACGCACGGCGATCTTTGTAGCTTTCGTCACCATGGTTTCCTTTCATCATCGCAATGGATTTATTCTCAACAGCGCGGACTCTGTCTTGCGCGTCTTTTTATTCTTTCTAATTTTTACTCACTGCGGAGATTATTTCTCGGTCGACTACTGGAGAAAACGCACGAAAGGCCTTGTCGGCGCTATTCCGCCTGAGAAAAGCCCTTGGGCCCTGCGGTTAATCCAAATTCAGTTCTGCGTGATTTATATCGCAACGGTGATGTTTAAAATTAAAGGCGATCGTTGGGTGGATGGCACAGCCGTTTATATAGCCACTCGCCTCGATGAGTTTGTCCGTTTCGAGTTGCCTTTGTTGAACAGTCTTCTTTTCATCAAACTTCTCACCTGGTCCACGCTGGTCGTTGAACTTGCTCTTGGAACTCTGGTTTGGTTTAAAGAGTTGCGCTATTGGGTGCTGTTAGCCGGCATCGGACTTCACCTCGGCATCGAATATACGATGAGCATTCCCGTCTTCGAATGGGCGATGATCGTGATGATGATCGCAATGATAGATTCCAGAGACATCCAACACTGGATGCAACTCCTTCGCGAAAAAAGACTGCGCGCCACAATTCCAAACTTAATCGCCGGGAAATAA
- a CDS encoding acyl-CoA dehydrogenase family protein, with protein sequence MKNFYQDGPSLSNTYRADETLQKFLKKVLPPEAQKEALPHLDHLGERAVTDMLQWAQEAEAQPPQHIPFDPWGRRIDDIKTSHGWKQLEKVAAEEGVVATAYERKFGAFSRVYQMALLYLYSPSSAIFSCPLAMTDGAARALEIYAGNDLKERALPHLLSKDPKNFWTAGQWMTERTGGSDVSGTSTDAHPFRETSLFSATHSLHGTKWFTSATTSQMALTLARPDGAPAGSKGLSLFYLELRDKQGQLNNIQIHRLKDKLGTKALPTAELSLQGTPARMIGGEGEGIKKIASVLNITRIYNSICATGHMRRALDLATDYSKKRKAFGKILIDHPLHRETLKALEEDYRRCFAFCMFVSHLLGQEEVGEISASQRVLLRTLTPILKLYTAKKAIQISSEAVEMFGGAGYIEDTGLPRLLRDAQVFSIWEGTTNVLSLDMLRAFEKEQALPVLLEYFKNCPAMKSSVSSFIDKWTALQKILGQLAKGSPEEWEANARRLAFMVGDLMTDNLVYEYGL encoded by the coding sequence ATGAAAAACTTTTATCAAGACGGCCCAAGCCTATCGAACACGTATCGTGCAGATGAAACTCTGCAAAAGTTTTTAAAAAAAGTCCTCCCTCCTGAAGCGCAAAAGGAAGCTCTGCCTCACCTCGATCACCTCGGGGAAAGAGCCGTCACAGACATGCTTCAATGGGCCCAAGAAGCCGAGGCTCAACCACCTCAGCACATTCCTTTTGATCCTTGGGGTCGTCGTATTGACGACATCAAAACTTCTCACGGTTGGAAGCAGCTTGAAAAAGTCGCCGCTGAAGAAGGCGTCGTGGCCACGGCGTATGAAAGAAAGTTCGGAGCCTTCTCTCGCGTCTATCAAATGGCTTTGCTTTATTTGTATTCGCCAAGCTCGGCGATTTTTTCTTGTCCTTTAGCAATGACGGACGGCGCGGCCCGCGCTCTGGAAATTTATGCTGGCAATGACCTGAAAGAAAGAGCTCTGCCTCACCTTTTATCCAAAGATCCAAAAAACTTTTGGACGGCCGGACAATGGATGACGGAAAGAACTGGCGGCTCTGATGTGAGCGGCACTTCCACAGACGCTCATCCTTTTAGAGAGACCAGCTTGTTTTCAGCGACACACTCGCTGCACGGAACTAAGTGGTTCACTTCAGCAACAACCTCACAAATGGCCTTAACGCTGGCTCGTCCCGATGGAGCCCCCGCTGGCTCCAAGGGGCTCAGCCTTTTTTATCTTGAACTCCGCGACAAGCAAGGACAGCTCAACAATATTCAAATCCATCGACTGAAAGACAAGCTTGGCACTAAAGCCCTGCCGACGGCCGAGTTGAGTCTTCAAGGAACTCCCGCTCGTATGATCGGCGGCGAAGGTGAAGGAATTAAAAAAATCGCAAGTGTTCTAAACATCACTCGCATCTACAATTCCATCTGCGCGACCGGACACATGCGTCGTGCTTTGGATTTGGCAACCGACTATTCCAAAAAACGCAAAGCCTTCGGTAAGATTCTCATAGATCATCCTCTGCACCGAGAAACCTTGAAAGCTCTTGAAGAAGACTATCGCCGCTGTTTTGCATTTTGCATGTTTGTCTCTCACCTTTTAGGACAAGAGGAAGTCGGCGAGATTTCCGCCTCACAAAGAGTTTTATTAAGAACATTGACTCCGATTCTAAAACTTTATACGGCAAAAAAAGCAATTCAGATTTCCAGCGAAGCAGTCGAGATGTTTGGGGGCGCAGGCTACATCGAAGACACGGGTCTTCCTCGTTTGCTTCGCGATGCTCAAGTGTTTTCAATTTGGGAAGGCACGACCAATGTGCTTTCTTTAGATATGCTGCGTGCATTTGAAAAAGAACAAGCGCTGCCTGTCCTTCTTGAATATTTCAAGAATTGTCCGGCAATGAAATCGTCCGTCTCTTCATTTATTGATAAGTGGACAGCACTACAAAAAATCTTAGGACAGTTGGCGAAAGGCTCTCCTGAAGAATGGGAAGCCAACGCAAGACGTCTGGCGTTTATGGTCGGTGATCTTATGACCGACAACCTCGTTTACGAATATGGGCTGTAG
- a CDS encoding XdhC family protein codes for MSKGNFEDFLGAMSALQKKGKTFVVVTLVKQIGSSPQEVGARAIISANGLEYGTVGGGKVENRAIQEAKKMITEKTRYLFTDWNLQKDIGMTCGGVVSFFFELFEQEHPFHVAVFGAGHIAQEFVRLLLKLDCKVSCFDPRREWLDKLPTSSKLTTLCTEDMASEVTKLPERSFVTLMTMGHGTDLPVLIETMKHRDRFSYVGNVGSHQKYLRLRNDLKQAGIPEDVIEKFYCPMGEDFGGNSPVEIAFSIIAQILRTKDQIFGRSNEAST; via the coding sequence ATGAGTAAAGGAAATTTCGAAGATTTTCTAGGCGCAATGTCCGCCCTTCAAAAAAAAGGCAAAACTTTTGTTGTTGTCACTTTGGTAAAACAAATCGGCTCTTCCCCGCAAGAGGTTGGAGCCCGCGCGATCATCAGCGCTAACGGCCTTGAATACGGAACCGTCGGAGGTGGCAAGGTTGAAAACCGCGCCATCCAAGAAGCCAAAAAAATGATCACAGAAAAAACGCGTTACTTATTTACCGATTGGAACTTACAAAAAGACATCGGTATGACTTGCGGTGGCGTGGTGAGTTTCTTTTTTGAACTCTTTGAACAAGAGCACCCCTTTCATGTTGCAGTGTTTGGCGCAGGCCACATTGCTCAAGAATTCGTTCGTCTGCTTTTGAAACTCGACTGCAAGGTCTCCTGTTTTGATCCGCGCCGTGAATGGCTGGATAAGCTTCCGACATCTTCTAAACTCACGACTCTTTGTACAGAAGATATGGCGAGCGAAGTGACAAAACTTCCTGAAAGATCTTTTGTCACACTGATGACGATGGGACACGGTACGGATTTACCCGTTTTAATTGAAACGATGAAACACCGTGATCGTTTCAGTTATGTTGGAAACGTCGGAAGCCATCAAAAGTATTTACGCCTGCGCAACGATCTAAAACAAGCCGGCATTCCTGAAGACGTGATTGAAAAGTTTTATTGCCCGATGGGTGAAGACTTTGGTGGCAACTCTCCAGTTGAAATCGCATTCAGCATCATTGCGCAAATTTTAAGAACAAAAGATCAGATCTTTGGTAGAAGCAACGAAGCTTCAACATAA
- a CDS encoding xanthine dehydrogenase small subunit, producing MAQSTIRNQIHLLINGVEHTIGGDEAFLPLAQYLRYHALLPGTKVVCAEGDCGACTSLVARWNEESWSAFQTLNSCIAPVYLFDLASIVTVEGLAMEEELTEVQSKMREFHGGQCGYCTPGMVCALSGLAENCVQKKTPITEKKARNHLTGNLCRCTGYEPILNSALHMDLKKWQPLSERYNTSASKSSFQKIADDVIEIQGTQKKVSAPKNLNEALRIKEQTPQVRLVSGATDLGVLHNKGKSFLDQVLVINRIPEMGKLETTDKGLWVGAKISLTEFENFAEEYHPELTRLMRVFASPQIKNQGTLIGNVLNGSPIGDSIPGLLALNAEVHLQSTKGHRVVPLTAFYKGYKSFDLLPEEIAIGILIPHLAKTWRTKFYKVSLRKDLDISAVTFAAALKIENNSIQEARIALGGVGPTVVRLPQIEKTLQGAQFTEQVFKNAGIEARQHIKPISDLRATEDYRLQVAENLFHKCFVELQEEATACP from the coding sequence ATGGCGCAATCAACAATTCGTAATCAAATCCATCTTCTTATCAACGGTGTCGAACACACCATTGGCGGCGACGAAGCTTTTCTGCCTTTGGCGCAATATCTTCGCTATCACGCTCTTCTTCCGGGAACAAAAGTCGTCTGTGCTGAAGGTGACTGCGGAGCTTGCACGTCTCTTGTGGCGCGTTGGAATGAGGAGTCTTGGTCAGCCTTTCAAACTTTGAATTCCTGCATCGCTCCCGTTTATCTTTTCGACCTGGCTTCGATTGTCACGGTGGAAGGCCTCGCCATGGAGGAAGAGCTAACTGAAGTACAAAGTAAGATGCGTGAATTTCACGGCGGCCAGTGCGGTTACTGCACGCCGGGAATGGTCTGCGCTCTTTCAGGACTCGCAGAAAATTGCGTCCAGAAAAAAACTCCGATCACCGAGAAAAAAGCGCGCAATCATCTGACAGGAAATCTTTGCCGCTGCACGGGCTATGAGCCGATTCTTAATTCAGCCCTGCACATGGATTTAAAAAAATGGCAGCCGCTAAGTGAGAGATACAACACAAGCGCCTCTAAAAGTTCATTTCAAAAAATCGCAGACGATGTGATCGAAATTCAAGGGACTCAAAAGAAAGTCTCCGCTCCAAAAAATTTAAATGAGGCTTTGCGTATTAAGGAGCAAACTCCGCAAGTGCGTTTGGTTTCAGGTGCCACAGACTTAGGAGTCCTTCACAACAAAGGAAAATCTTTTTTAGATCAAGTCTTGGTCATCAACCGCATTCCTGAAATGGGAAAGCTTGAAACAACGGACAAAGGCCTTTGGGTGGGCGCAAAAATTTCTTTGACGGAGTTTGAAAACTTCGCCGAAGAATATCATCCTGAACTCACTCGCTTGATGCGCGTCTTTGCTTCCCCACAAATCAAAAACCAGGGAACATTGATCGGCAACGTGCTTAACGGTTCTCCCATTGGTGACAGCATTCCGGGTCTTTTGGCTTTGAATGCAGAAGTTCATCTGCAATCCACCAAGGGTCACAGAGTTGTTCCTCTGACGGCGTTCTATAAGGGATATAAGTCTTTTGATCTTTTGCCGGAAGAAATAGCCATTGGAATTTTGATTCCTCACCTGGCAAAAACTTGGCGTACGAAGTTTTATAAAGTTTCCCTTCGTAAAGACCTTGATATTTCGGCAGTGACTTTTGCGGCAGCTTTAAAAATTGAAAACAACAGCATTCAAGAAGCGCGCATTGCTTTAGGTGGCGTAGGTCCCACAGTGGTGCGCTTGCCCCAGATTGAAAAAACCTTGCAAGGGGCTCAGTTCACCGAACAAGTTTTCAAAAACGCGGGGATAGAAGCCCGTCAACATATCAAACCGATTTCCGATCTGCGTGCGACGGAAGACTATCGTCTGCAAGTCGCCGAAAATCTTTTCCATAAATGTTTTGTTGAACTTCAGGAAGAGGCCACTGCATGTCCATAG
- a CDS encoding DUF4383 domain-containing protein has protein sequence MELEKQRKPTTPPSNVTPLPTEATKTYQAQPTKTFVPIQKNYSQEVCVIMGVLLLITGLVGFVVDNLLGAHLSYTHNAIHVASGALALWFGFDSLLNAKRFAYVVGVFYGLLGIIGFALGREGLPDVGNIVEDRYLWKAIPKVLEFGTVDHVLHLIFAAVFILGAVMTFKRFQSI, from the coding sequence ATGGAACTCGAAAAACAGAGAAAACCTACAACACCTCCCTCTAATGTAACTCCACTTCCCACGGAAGCGACAAAAACATATCAGGCCCAACCCACAAAGACGTTTGTACCAATTCAGAAAAATTACTCCCAGGAAGTCTGCGTAATCATGGGTGTACTTCTACTGATTACGGGACTTGTCGGTTTTGTTGTCGACAATCTTCTGGGCGCTCATCTTAGTTACACTCACAACGCCATTCACGTCGCCTCGGGAGCTTTGGCATTGTGGTTTGGTTTTGACAGTTTGCTTAACGCGAAAAGATTCGCCTATGTCGTCGGTGTTTTTTACGGTCTTTTAGGCATTATCGGATTTGCCTTAGGCCGCGAAGGCCTGCCCGATGTCGGCAATATTGTAGAAGACCGCTATCTTTGGAAAGCCATTCCAAAAGTTTTGGAGTTCGGCACCGTTGACCACGTTTTGCATCTCATCTTTGCTGCCGTATTTATTTTAGGAGCCGTGATGACGTTCAAACGCTTTCAAAGCATTTAA
- the xdhB gene encoding xanthine dehydrogenase molybdopterin binding subunit, translated as MSIGQNIPHDSSRGHVTGGSVFIDDRALTQKEVFVLPIGVPAAAGTLKKVDTEAAIKAPGILAAFTAKDLHHNMWGTIVPEQPILVDQKIGYYDEPAVILVGTSMDALLRAKPFVKFEIEKAPAILTIDEAIEKQQFIYKANAFVCGNVDDALKKSPHRLQGFFECGGQEHFYMESQACIAYPLEDGQVEIHSSSQHPSETQHVVAEALGLQLHEVVCIVKRMGGGFGGKESQAAPFAAMAALVAQKMQRPARLCLSKDDDMVMTGKRHPFKNFYEIGFDNEGHILGLKAQLYADGGAYADLSSSILDRAMFHIDGAYYLPNAHIEGFVVRTNMHSNTAFRGFGGPQGTMTIESLIEDIAKHLNIDALTVRERNCYGQEKNNVTHYGQKLDHNPLPELFTRLKNDSDYFKRREEIEKFNSLNNGKVRGLSMTATKFGIAFTARFLNQGNSLVNVHKDGTVQVSTGATEMGQGVNTKIQQIVAHAFGIPAPDVKVMATSTEKNHNTSPTAASSGSDINGSAALKASLEIKKRLAWLFQNIIAGTPMNDIAECPPVDEKLLRLEDFDFNHGQVKHLPSGQTLPWADLVKKAYLNRMSLGEYAHFKTEGLGFDKARSMGTPFSYFTNGVALSEVQLDTWTGEYKVLRTDILMDLGRPLNPGIDRGQVTGAFVQGMGWVTSEKLFYNKDGRLLSHSPTTYKIPNIQDTPRVFNIEFIENHENRQNVHRSKAVGEPPFLLGISVWTALKDALKYKTSKIPNIKSPATPEELLMELARYE; from the coding sequence ATGTCCATAGGTCAAAATATTCCCCATGATTCGTCTCGCGGTCACGTGACTGGCGGCAGTGTTTTTATTGACGATCGCGCTTTGACACAAAAAGAAGTTTTCGTTTTACCTATCGGCGTTCCCGCCGCAGCCGGAACTTTAAAGAAAGTCGATACGGAAGCCGCCATCAAAGCTCCCGGAATTTTAGCGGCCTTCACAGCCAAAGATTTGCATCACAATATGTGGGGAACCATTGTTCCCGAGCAGCCCATCCTGGTAGATCAAAAAATCGGTTACTATGACGAGCCCGCTGTGATTTTGGTCGGCACATCCATGGATGCTTTGCTGCGCGCTAAACCTTTTGTGAAATTTGAAATTGAAAAAGCGCCTGCGATTTTGACTATTGATGAGGCCATCGAAAAGCAGCAGTTTATTTACAAAGCCAATGCTTTCGTATGCGGTAATGTTGATGACGCTCTTAAAAAATCTCCGCATCGCCTTCAAGGATTTTTCGAGTGTGGCGGCCAAGAACACTTCTACATGGAGTCGCAAGCCTGTATTGCCTACCCGCTTGAAGACGGCCAGGTGGAAATTCACTCAAGCTCTCAACATCCCAGTGAAACTCAACACGTGGTTGCAGAAGCTTTGGGCCTGCAACTGCACGAAGTTGTTTGCATCGTCAAACGCATGGGCGGAGGTTTCGGCGGTAAAGAAAGTCAGGCGGCCCCGTTTGCCGCCATGGCGGCTTTGGTTGCGCAAAAAATGCAACGCCCTGCTCGCCTTTGCCTTTCAAAAGACGACGACATGGTGATGACAGGAAAACGCCATCCGTTTAAAAATTTCTATGAAATCGGTTTCGATAACGAAGGTCACATCTTGGGCCTCAAAGCCCAGCTCTATGCTGATGGCGGTGCCTATGCCGATCTTTCAAGTTCTATTCTAGATCGAGCGATGTTTCATATTGATGGGGCTTACTATCTTCCCAATGCTCACATTGAAGGCTTTGTCGTTCGCACAAATATGCACTCGAACACCGCTTTCCGCGGCTTCGGTGGTCCTCAGGGCACCATGACCATTGAAAGTCTTATTGAAGACATCGCAAAGCATTTAAACATAGATGCGCTGACAGTGCGCGAGCGCAACTGCTATGGCCAAGAAAAAAACAATGTCACTCACTACGGCCAAAAATTAGATCACAATCCTTTGCCAGAACTTTTCACTCGTCTGAAAAATGACAGCGATTATTTTAAACGTCGTGAAGAGATTGAAAAATTCAATTCGCTTAATAACGGCAAGGTTCGCGGTCTTTCGATGACGGCGACAAAGTTTGGTATCGCCTTCACAGCTCGTTTCTTAAATCAAGGAAACTCTTTGGTGAATGTGCATAAAGATGGAACTGTACAAGTTTCAACGGGAGCAACGGAGATGGGCCAAGGTGTGAACACCAAGATTCAACAAATCGTGGCTCACGCTTTTGGCATTCCCGCTCCCGATGTCAAAGTGATGGCGACCTCCACAGAGAAGAATCACAACACTTCGCCCACAGCAGCGTCGAGTGGTTCTGATATCAACGGTTCAGCGGCTTTGAAAGCCAGTCTTGAAATTAAGAAACGTTTAGCTTGGTTGTTTCAAAATATTATTGCTGGCACACCAATGAACGATATCGCCGAGTGTCCACCTGTTGATGAAAAACTTCTTCGCCTTGAAGATTTTGATTTCAATCATGGGCAGGTCAAACACTTACCATCAGGCCAAACACTGCCGTGGGCAGATCTTGTAAAGAAGGCGTATCTAAATCGTATGTCCTTAGGAGAATACGCTCACTTTAAAACGGAAGGTCTTGGTTTCGATAAAGCCCGCAGTATGGGAACACCTTTTAGTTATTTCACAAACGGTGTGGCATTAAGCGAAGTGCAACTTGATACGTGGACCGGAGAATACAAAGTTTTAAGAACGGATATTCTCATGGATCTGGGACGTCCATTAAATCCTGGTATTGATCGCGGTCAGGTCACCGGCGCCTTCGTACAAGGCATGGGTTGGGTAACATCCGAAAAACTTTTCTATAACAAAGACGGAAGACTTTTGAGTCACTCTCCAACGACTTACAAAATCCCCAACATTCAAGACACCCCTCGCGTTTTCAATATCGAATTTATTGAGAATCACGAAAACCGTCAGAATGTCCACCGCTCGAAAGCCGTCGGTGAACCACCGTTCTTATTGGGAATCAGCGTATGGACGGCCTTGAAAGATGCTTTGAAATACAAGACGTCAAAAATTCCAAATATTAAATCTCCTGCAACACCCGAAGAACTTTTAATGGAGCTAGCTCGCTATGAGTAA